The Phoenix dactylifera cultivar Barhee BC4 chromosome 9, palm_55x_up_171113_PBpolish2nd_filt_p, whole genome shotgun sequence genome window below encodes:
- the LOC103713196 gene encoding protein CfxQ-like: MPGSQDQRSRSSRAATIHGCAQSGDLLGLQRRLQENPSLLNARNAVMSQTPLHVAAGYNNTSIVKFLLESQGPEKVELEAKNMYGETPLHMAAKNGSSESARLLLAHGAFLEAKANNGMTPLHLAVWHALRAGDCITVSTLLEYNADCSVKDNEGMTPINHLSESAGNEKLQKLLTQHIEEQKKRKALESCSEAKTKMAEFEAAISNIVGLHELKMQLRRWAKGMLFDEKRRALGLSIAARKPPHMAFLGNPGTGKTMVARVLGKLLHMVGILPTDKVTEVQRTDLVGEFVGHTGPKTRRKIQEAEGGILFVDEAYRLIPMQKADDKDYGLEALEEIMSVMDSGKVVVIFAGYCEPMKRVIASNEGFCRRVTKFFYFSDFSTTELAQILHLKMNNQDQVSVLYGFKLHPSCTVDAVAELIGRETMEKQRKEMNGGLIDPLLVNARENLDLRLDFDCTDADSLVTISMEDLEAGLRLLSQ, encoded by the exons atgcCGGGGAGCCAAGATCAACGGTCGAGGTCGTCGAGGGCGGCGACCATCCACGGCTGCGCGCAGTCGGGGGACCTCCTCGGCCTCCAGAGGAGGCTCCAGGAGAACCCGTCGCTTCTCAACGCCAGAAACGCCGTT ATGTCGCAAACACCACTCCATGTAGCTGCTGGGTATAATAACACTAGCATCGTAAAGTTCCTGCTTGAGTCGCAGGGTCCAGAGAAGGTTGAGCTGGAGGCAAAGAATATG TATGGTGAAACACCTTTGCATATGGCAGCAAAAAATGGCAGCAGTGAATCAGCACGTCTTCTTCTTGCTCATGGTGCCTTTCTGGAGGCCAAAGCCAAT AATGGGATGACCCCACTACATTTGGCTGTTTGGCATGCACTTCGAGCAGGAGATTGCATCACTGTTAGCACATTGCTAGAGTATAATGCAGATTGTAGTGTCAAAGATAAT GAGGGCATGACCCCGATAAATCATCTCTCAGAAAGTGCTGGCAATGAGAAATTGCAGAAACTTCTCACTCAGCACATAGAAGAGCAAAAAAAACGCAAGGCCCTTGAGTCATGCAGCGAAGCAAAAACAAAAATGGCAGAGTTTGAAGCGGCCATATCAAACATCGTGGGATTGCATGAGCTCAAAATGCAGTTGCGGCGATGGGCAAAGGGAATGCTTTTTGATGAAAAGCGAAGAGCCCTGGGCTTAAGTATCGCTGCTAGAAAGCCTCCCCACATGGCTTTTCTTGGTAATCCAGGAACAG GTAAAACGATGGTTGCTCGAGTCCTGGGTAAACTCCTGCATATGGTGGGCATTTTACCTACTGATAAAGTAACTGAAGTGCAACGGACTGATCTTGTTGGAGAATTCGTGGGGCATACGGGACCAAAGACAAGGCGAAAG ATACAAGAAGCAGAGGGAGGAATTCTCTTTGTGGATGAAGCATATAGGTTGATACCAATGCAGAAAGCAGATGACAAGGACTATGGTTTAGAGGCCCTAGAAGAGATTATGTCTGTAATGGACAGTGGGAAGGTAGTTGTGATATTTGCTGGATATTGTGAGCCAATGAAGCGTGTTATTGCATCGAATGAAGGTTTTTGTCGGAGGGTAACGAAGTTCTTTTACTTCAGTGACTTTAGTACCACTGAACTTGCCCAAATTTTACATTTAAAAATGAATAATCAAGATCAAGTTAGTGTACTGTATGGATTCAAGCTGCACCCATCTTGTACGGTGGACGCTGTTGCAGAATTAATCGGCAGAGAGACCATGGAGAAGCAGAGGAAAGAGATGAATGGAGGTTTAATAGATCCACTACTAGTGAATGCTCGTGAAAATTTGGATCTTCGTCTTGATTTTGACTGCACTGATGCTGATAGTTTGGTTACAATCAGTATGGAAGATCTGGAAGCGGGACTTAGGCTACTTTCACAGTGA